The proteins below are encoded in one region of Sinorhizobium meliloti:
- a CDS encoding Thivi_2564 family membrane protein yields MSAAISILVTILFVIVLLYLVQKLPIDSTMKQMAQIVVLIVGAVSLLSSLGVF; encoded by the coding sequence ATGTCCGCCGCAATCAGCATCCTCGTCACAATCCTATTCGTCATCGTTTTGCTCTATCTCGTGCAGAAACTTCCGATCGACTCTACGATGAAGCAGATGGCTCAGATCGTGGTTCTGATCGTTGGCGCAGTTTCGTTGCTCAGCTCTCTGGGCGTGTTCTGA
- a CDS encoding helix-turn-helix transcriptional regulator, with product MEQCRGARAMLGWSQAELAKAASVSRQTIADFERGAHVPIVNNLASIVAAFAKAGIEFIPENGGGVGVRFKK from the coding sequence ATGGAGCAGTGCCGTGGGGCGCGAGCTATGTTGGGTTGGAGCCAAGCAGAGTTGGCCAAAGCAGCCAGCGTGTCTCGCCAGACCATTGCGGATTTTGAACGGGGAGCTCACGTTCCCATCGTCAATAATCTTGCAAGCATCGTCGCGGCGTTCGCCAAGGCAGGAATTGAGTTCATCCCGGAAAATGGTGGCGGCGTGGGTGTTCGTTTCAAGAAGTAG
- a CDS encoding ABC transporter substrate-binding protein gives MKLGSPFRPRLLSALLISIFLGSAPATPAQERGELRIATSYKLMTLDPQYANLNENTSLLSHIYERLVYQDENLELKPGLATSWRPLSDTQWAFKLRDKVRFHDGSAFDADDVVYTIERIRDFLKPPSGGFRSYVSGIKSVSAPDPLTVLIETDGAVPNLPLFFSSLFVMNRPSEGVETTEDLNAGHPPNGTGPYRFESWSSGESLRLARNDDYWGGKPAWSKVTFRVIENPAARVAALSTGEVDVADAIPARDVASLKERGARVASVGAARVNFVQFDVARDTLPGVTDKSGEPIANPFKNPLVRRALTLATDRGILVDKILAGYGTAAAQVFPNGLPGTSAKLLPEAPNYDEAKMLLAKAGFPDGFNLVLAGPAGRYPGDAESLQAVAQSWARIGVNAQPAAAPFSVFNTKRAAGDYGVWYGGTSGEAVDIILHTLLASPDPERGTGALNFGKYRNEAFDAMLARAESIAVGPERNAALAQATELVMADQPIIPLYHFHHIVGYGSRIGSYVLHPRGWTTAMQTLPAME, from the coding sequence ATGAAACTGGGAAGCCCATTTCGGCCACGCCTGCTTTCCGCGCTTCTGATCTCCATCTTCCTCGGAAGTGCTCCGGCGACGCCGGCGCAAGAACGCGGAGAGCTTCGGATCGCTACATCCTACAAGCTGATGACGCTGGATCCGCAATATGCCAATCTCAACGAGAACACCTCACTGCTCTCCCATATTTACGAGCGGCTCGTCTACCAGGACGAGAATCTCGAATTGAAGCCTGGGCTCGCCACCTCCTGGCGGCCACTGTCCGACACGCAATGGGCGTTCAAGCTCCGTGACAAGGTCCGCTTCCATGACGGCTCGGCCTTTGACGCCGATGATGTCGTCTACACGATCGAGCGCATCCGGGACTTCCTCAAACCGCCGAGCGGCGGCTTTCGCTCCTATGTCAGCGGCATCAAGTCGGTCTCGGCACCCGATCCTCTCACAGTGCTGATCGAAACCGACGGCGCGGTCCCCAATCTGCCACTCTTCTTCTCCTCCCTCTTCGTGATGAACCGGCCCTCTGAGGGGGTCGAGACGACCGAGGACCTCAACGCGGGGCATCCGCCCAACGGCACTGGACCCTACCGGTTCGAGAGCTGGAGTTCCGGCGAGAGCCTGAGACTGGCCCGGAACGACGACTACTGGGGCGGCAAACCTGCCTGGTCCAAGGTTACCTTCCGGGTGATCGAGAACCCGGCAGCGCGCGTGGCGGCGCTCAGCACGGGAGAGGTCGATGTGGCCGACGCGATCCCGGCCCGCGACGTTGCCTCCTTGAAGGAGCGCGGCGCCAGGGTCGCGAGCGTCGGTGCTGCACGTGTCAACTTCGTACAGTTCGACGTCGCGCGAGACACGCTTCCGGGAGTGACTGACAAGTCGGGCGAGCCGATCGCCAATCCGTTCAAGAACCCGCTCGTGCGCCGAGCGCTTACGCTGGCGACTGACCGGGGCATTCTCGTCGACAAGATTCTCGCCGGTTATGGCACGGCCGCCGCTCAGGTCTTTCCGAATGGTCTGCCGGGCACCTCGGCGAAATTGCTGCCTGAGGCTCCAAACTATGACGAAGCAAAGATGCTTCTCGCGAAGGCCGGTTTCCCGGACGGCTTCAACCTTGTTCTTGCCGGGCCGGCGGGCCGTTACCCCGGTGACGCCGAAAGCCTTCAGGCAGTCGCCCAGAGCTGGGCCCGCATCGGCGTCAATGCTCAACCAGCGGCCGCGCCTTTCTCGGTATTCAACACCAAGCGGGCGGCAGGGGATTACGGCGTCTGGTACGGCGGCACCTCCGGCGAGGCGGTCGACATCATTCTCCATACTCTGCTGGCATCCCCGGACCCAGAGCGCGGGACCGGTGCGTTGAACTTCGGGAAGTATCGCAACGAGGCCTTCGACGCGATGCTCGCAAGGGCGGAAAGCATTGCGGTAGGGCCGGAGCGCAATGCGGCACTCGCGCAGGCGACGGAACTCGTGATGGCCGACCAGCCGATCATACCGCTCTACCATTTCCATCACATCGTCGGTTACGGCTCGCGGATCGGCTCCTATGTCCTGCACCCCCGCGGCTGGACGACCGCGATGCAGACGCTTCCGGCGATGGAGTAA
- a CDS encoding ABC transporter permease has translation MGMISVALGRLGQAFLLLIAMSLIGFIGIHSVGNPVFNVVNIETATPEDIHAATIALGLDQPIWRQYLAFIGNVVSGNFGTSYIYHLPAFELVMSKLPATLELASIAMLIAAPLGTGLGLLAGRRSGTLFDRTLVKASVSALSIPSFWLAMMLILVGAILTGWLPSGGRGSTASFLGQEWSFLTANGLWHLVLPALALAIPNIALIARLSRSGTIEVENLDFTRFCRAKGLSARRILFRHTLPNISVPIVTIIGLQFGGMLAFAVVVETIFSWPGVGKLLIDSIQLLDRPVVMATLTVIAVAFVALNALVDLFYAVLDPRVRLSS, from the coding sequence ATGGGCATGATCTCGGTTGCATTGGGAAGGCTGGGCCAAGCCTTCCTGCTCCTCATCGCCATGTCGTTGATCGGCTTTATCGGCATCCACAGCGTCGGCAATCCGGTCTTCAACGTCGTCAACATCGAAACAGCTACGCCCGAGGATATTCACGCCGCAACGATCGCGCTCGGTCTTGATCAGCCGATCTGGCGCCAATACCTCGCATTCATCGGCAATGTCGTCAGCGGCAACTTCGGCACCTCCTACATCTATCATCTGCCCGCCTTCGAGTTGGTGATGAGCAAACTGCCGGCAACGCTTGAGCTCGCCTCCATCGCGATGCTGATCGCCGCACCGCTCGGGACGGGACTCGGACTCCTGGCCGGCCGACGCAGCGGCACGCTGTTCGACAGAACCCTGGTCAAGGCGAGCGTGTCGGCGCTGAGCATCCCTTCCTTCTGGCTGGCGATGATGCTGATCCTCGTCGGCGCTATCCTGACCGGCTGGCTCCCGTCCGGTGGTCGCGGCTCGACTGCGAGCTTCCTGGGTCAGGAATGGAGTTTTCTGACTGCAAATGGATTATGGCACCTCGTGCTTCCGGCCTTGGCGCTGGCGATACCGAACATCGCTCTGATTGCCCGTCTATCGCGATCGGGGACAATCGAAGTCGAGAACCTGGATTTCACAAGGTTTTGCCGCGCCAAGGGGCTTTCCGCGCGAAGGATCCTGTTCCGCCACACCCTTCCGAACATCAGCGTACCGATCGTGACGATCATCGGACTGCAGTTCGGCGGCATGCTCGCCTTTGCCGTGGTGGTGGAAACGATCTTTTCGTGGCCGGGCGTCGGCAAGCTTCTGATCGACTCCATCCAGCTCCTCGACCGGCCAGTGGTGATGGCGACGCTGACCGTCATTGCCGTCGCCTTCGTCGCGCTGAATGCCCTCGTCGACTTGTTCTATGCCGTGCTCGACCCGCGCGTGCGCCTGTCTTCATGA
- a CDS encoding ABC transporter permease, producing the protein MKAQIVSALKRRRHGPVLTASKLLLAGYILVAIAAPLIAPQNPYDPLQIYGWEASSPPGTRGSGGYLYLLGTDGLGRDIVSTILYGLRISLVVSIVSSALAALIGLTAGVSAAYFGKWVDIAIMRLVDLQLSLPTILIALIAIVTLGPGIDRIILALIIAQWATYARIARGVALSEANKPYMDAARLMRLPTSRIIFRHLLPNSIAPAVTLIPIEVGHAVALEATLSFLGLGVPIDKPSLGSAVANGFQYLLTGQYWISLFPGLALFGLIASINLVGEDVRRSLDPRNHSR; encoded by the coding sequence ATGAAAGCCCAAATCGTAAGCGCGCTTAAGAGGCGCCGACACGGACCGGTGCTGACCGCGTCAAAGCTGCTGCTGGCAGGCTACATCCTGGTTGCCATCGCTGCACCCTTGATCGCGCCGCAAAACCCCTATGACCCGCTGCAGATCTACGGCTGGGAGGCGTCCTCGCCACCCGGTACACGTGGCAGCGGCGGCTATCTCTACCTGCTTGGAACCGACGGTCTCGGCCGAGACATCGTCAGCACCATTCTCTACGGCCTGCGCATCAGCCTGGTGGTGTCGATCGTCAGTAGCGCGCTCGCCGCGCTGATCGGGCTGACCGCCGGCGTCAGTGCCGCGTATTTCGGGAAATGGGTCGACATCGCGATCATGCGGCTGGTCGACTTGCAGCTCAGCCTGCCGACGATCCTGATTGCGCTCATCGCCATCGTCACGCTCGGGCCGGGCATAGACCGGATCATCCTGGCGTTGATCATCGCGCAATGGGCGACCTATGCCCGGATCGCCCGCGGCGTCGCACTCAGCGAAGCGAACAAGCCTTACATGGATGCGGCCCGCTTGATGCGACTACCAACGTCCCGGATCATCTTCCGCCACCTGCTTCCGAACAGCATCGCGCCCGCCGTCACCTTGATACCGATCGAGGTCGGCCATGCCGTCGCACTCGAGGCGACCCTCTCCTTTCTTGGGCTGGGCGTCCCGATCGACAAGCCCTCGCTCGGCTCAGCGGTCGCAAACGGGTTCCAGTACCTCCTGACCGGCCAGTACTGGATCAGCCTGTTCCCGGGCCTCGCCCTCTTCGGCCTGATCGCCAGCATCAATCTCGTCGGCGAAGACGTTCGCCGCAGCCTCGATCCAAGGAACCATTCGCGATGA
- a CDS encoding dipeptide ABC transporter ATP-binding protein — MTVEHVTTPLLRVENLGLRHVSGSATTPILSDVSFELGRGEILGIIGESGAGKSTVGNAILGLLSPEFQQTSGTIEFDGKAIDGMTAYERQTLRGRRISAIFQDHTASLDPLMSVGAQVEETCLALDSSLSKREARARAIDLLARVGIPEPERRYRNYPHQFSGGQRQRVVIAIALAGSPDIIIADEPTSALDATVQKQVLELLKILVDETGVSIILVTHDMGVISEITNRVLVMRKGQVVEADHTAVILDQPRHDYTKKLLAAVPRLRIPTGTANTEDNGRQANSPATDGDQNPLLIAEGVSKQFAPQDFAWGVGRGKPRFGLRDVGIRLARGSITGIVGESGSGKTTFGRILAGLDKAPTGRITIGEHAFDVSRSGRRSGLLGRVQMIFQDPSVSLNPRMTIGETLDESIRFGARTGSSKEPADLAAMMDRLGLPRSLLGRHPHQLSGGQKQRVCIARALLARPEIIVADEPTSALDVSVQAEIVQLLKDTIAERAMTMVFISHDLAIVQAMCSSVYIFKDGRIEDFGPTEFIFSRSDNPYTRALINARPQRFTC; from the coding sequence ATGACCGTGGAACACGTGACGACACCCCTGCTACGGGTTGAGAACCTTGGCCTTCGCCATGTCTCGGGCTCAGCCACAACGCCAATCCTGTCCGACGTGAGTTTCGAACTCGGGCGCGGCGAGATCCTCGGCATCATCGGCGAGTCCGGCGCCGGCAAGTCGACTGTCGGCAATGCCATCCTCGGGCTGCTTTCGCCTGAGTTCCAGCAGACCTCCGGAACGATCGAGTTCGATGGCAAGGCGATCGACGGGATGACTGCCTACGAGCGCCAGACGCTTCGAGGACGGCGGATATCGGCGATCTTCCAGGACCACACCGCCTCGCTCGATCCGCTGATGAGCGTCGGCGCCCAAGTCGAAGAAACCTGCCTTGCGCTCGACAGCTCGCTTTCCAAGCGCGAGGCGCGTGCCCGCGCGATTGATCTGCTTGCCCGCGTCGGCATTCCCGAACCGGAGCGGCGATACCGCAACTACCCGCACCAGTTCTCCGGCGGGCAGAGGCAACGCGTCGTCATCGCCATTGCGCTTGCCGGCTCTCCCGACATCATCATCGCCGACGAGCCGACCTCGGCGCTCGATGCCACGGTTCAGAAGCAGGTTCTGGAACTTCTAAAAATCCTTGTCGACGAAACCGGTGTCTCGATCATCCTCGTCACCCACGACATGGGCGTGATCTCCGAAATCACCAACCGGGTTCTCGTCATGCGAAAGGGCCAGGTAGTCGAAGCAGATCACACTGCGGTCATCCTCGATCAGCCCCGCCACGACTACACGAAGAAGCTGCTCGCCGCTGTCCCAAGGCTTCGGATCCCGACAGGCACTGCCAACACGGAAGACAACGGCCGCCAGGCGAACTCTCCCGCCACAGACGGCGACCAGAACCCGCTTCTCATCGCCGAAGGGGTTTCGAAACAGTTCGCGCCGCAGGATTTTGCCTGGGGCGTCGGACGGGGCAAGCCGAGATTCGGCCTGCGCGACGTCGGTATTCGCCTGGCGCGCGGGTCGATCACCGGGATCGTCGGCGAGAGCGGCAGTGGAAAGACGACGTTCGGCCGCATCCTCGCGGGCCTCGACAAGGCGCCGACCGGCCGGATCACGATCGGGGAACACGCCTTCGACGTTTCGCGAAGCGGCCGCCGCAGCGGTCTTCTCGGCCGCGTCCAGATGATCTTCCAGGATCCATCCGTCTCGCTCAACCCCCGAATGACCATCGGCGAGACGCTCGACGAAAGCATTCGCTTCGGCGCAAGGACCGGCTCCAGCAAAGAGCCGGCGGACCTGGCTGCAATGATGGATCGGCTTGGTCTTCCGCGAAGCTTGCTCGGCCGCCATCCGCATCAGCTCTCCGGTGGCCAAAAGCAGCGTGTCTGTATCGCTCGCGCCCTGTTGGCACGGCCTGAGATCATCGTCGCGGACGAGCCGACGTCCGCGCTCGACGTCTCGGTTCAGGCCGAGATCGTCCAACTCCTGAAGGACACGATCGCGGAGCGAGCGATGACGATGGTCTTCATCTCCCATGACCTCGCGATCGTTCAAGCGATGTGCAGCTCCGTCTACATCTTCAAGGACGGCCGGATCGAGGATTTCGGGCCCACCGAGTTCATCTTCTCGCGATCCGACAATCCCTACACCCGCGCCCTCATCAACGCCCGCCCGCAGCGGTTCACATGCTGA
- a CDS encoding CapA family protein — protein sequence MNDRFTLAVTGQSLIKHDIRDIPAPAFGEVQSLLRQADLSFTNFEGTILGRHGGWPLKGSFFGCSDPVVLDTLRAIGFRALSLSNNHAFDLGPSGVLSTLEEVEKRGFLHAGLGRDQAQVSRASTATIGGRRVAIVAMDGGPGPDFMYAADGDDDRPARPGVNRLRLSQAIEVDETAFDQIRAIRDRVGYTAIDLANDSQPDDPRHPAPDTEIGIARAVFRRSERFGRTVRIDEADLARNLSAIAAAAKDGSLVVAYLHHHHWASDWYQVPDWVSGVARECIDAGATMFVSHGAPVLQPIEIYRGRPIFYSLGNFIFHVRSEKSTWTAPEVWESVVGVCSFGEDNRLIEITLYPVVIGGDEALADRVLERRLAPHLATGESAARILRRCSEQSARLGVDIELCGDVGVIRL from the coding sequence ATGAATGACAGGTTCACATTGGCCGTAACCGGCCAATCTCTCATCAAGCACGATATCCGCGACATTCCTGCTCCTGCCTTCGGTGAGGTTCAGTCCCTCCTTCGCCAGGCGGATCTCTCATTCACCAACTTCGAGGGAACGATCCTTGGGCGTCACGGCGGGTGGCCGCTCAAAGGTTCGTTCTTCGGCTGCAGCGATCCGGTCGTTCTCGACACCCTCCGGGCGATAGGGTTTCGGGCCCTTTCGCTCTCGAACAACCATGCTTTCGACCTCGGCCCGTCCGGCGTGCTTTCGACGCTCGAGGAAGTGGAGAAGCGAGGCTTCCTGCATGCCGGCCTCGGCCGCGATCAAGCGCAAGTCTCGCGGGCGAGCACCGCAACGATCGGCGGGCGGCGGGTCGCGATCGTCGCGATGGACGGAGGCCCCGGTCCGGATTTTATGTATGCTGCCGATGGCGACGACGACCGACCAGCACGCCCGGGCGTCAACCGGCTGCGGTTATCCCAGGCCATCGAGGTCGATGAGACTGCGTTCGATCAAATCCGAGCGATCCGGGATAGGGTCGGCTACACGGCCATCGATCTTGCCAATGACAGCCAGCCGGACGATCCGCGGCACCCTGCCCCGGATACCGAGATCGGCATCGCGCGGGCGGTCTTCAGGCGATCGGAGCGGTTTGGACGAACCGTCAGAATAGATGAGGCCGATCTCGCGCGAAACCTCTCTGCGATCGCGGCTGCAGCCAAGGATGGATCTCTGGTGGTCGCTTATCTGCACCATCATCATTGGGCATCCGACTGGTACCAGGTTCCCGACTGGGTGAGCGGCGTTGCCAGAGAGTGCATCGATGCTGGTGCGACCATGTTCGTCAGCCACGGTGCGCCCGTTCTCCAGCCGATCGAGATCTATCGGGGGCGGCCGATCTTCTACAGCCTGGGGAATTTCATTTTCCATGTGCGTTCGGAGAAGTCGACCTGGACGGCACCCGAAGTCTGGGAGAGCGTCGTCGGGGTCTGCTCGTTCGGCGAGGACAATCGACTTATCGAGATCACGCTCTATCCCGTCGTCATCGGTGGCGACGAGGCATTGGCGGACAGGGTGCTGGAACGACGCCTGGCGCCACATCTTGCGACCGGGGAAAGTGCCGCGCGCATCCTGCGGCGGTGTTCAGAACAATCGGCCAGGCTCGGCGTCGACATCGAGCTTTGCGGCGATGTCGGTGTCATCAGGCTTTAG
- the pepT gene encoding peptidase T, which translates to MRVREELVSRFFRYAAIESQSNGRSQSLPSSPGQAALAALLADEMRAIGLEDVFTDGHAIVTGIKRGNRPAAPPIGFIAHLDTVDVGLSPVVRPQVLRFEGEDLCINRQEDIWLRVAEHPEILDWVGEDIIVGDGTSVLGADNKAAIAVIMTLLARLDHEVGHGDVFIAFVPDEEIGLRGAKAMDLSRFPCDFAYTIDCCELGEVVLETFNAASCEIVFTGVSAHPMSAKGMLVNPLLLAMDFISHFDREETPECTDERQGFFWFKDLIANDSVASLTALIRDFDTDGFNRRKHRIAEVAEQMRFRYPTGNVRYQIIDTYRNISTSLARDERAVALLFKAMAELGIEKKVIAMRGGTDGAVLSARGIPTPNFFTGAYNFHSRYEFLPVPAFERSWEVALKICQLAATE; encoded by the coding sequence ATGAGAGTTCGGGAAGAACTTGTCAGCCGGTTTTTTCGCTATGCCGCGATCGAGAGCCAAAGCAACGGCCGCTCGCAGTCCCTGCCGTCCTCGCCGGGACAGGCGGCACTTGCCGCCCTGCTTGCCGACGAGATGCGCGCCATCGGCCTGGAGGACGTCTTCACCGACGGGCATGCCATCGTGACGGGAATAAAACGTGGCAACAGGCCTGCAGCACCACCGATCGGCTTCATCGCGCATCTCGACACGGTCGATGTCGGCCTCTCGCCCGTCGTCCGCCCGCAAGTCCTCCGCTTCGAAGGCGAGGACCTTTGCATCAACCGTCAAGAGGACATCTGGCTACGGGTCGCCGAACATCCGGAGATTCTGGATTGGGTCGGGGAAGACATCATCGTCGGCGACGGCACCAGCGTGCTCGGTGCGGACAACAAGGCCGCCATCGCGGTGATCATGACGCTGCTTGCCCGGCTCGATCACGAGGTCGGCCACGGCGACGTCTTCATCGCCTTCGTGCCGGACGAGGAAATCGGGCTGCGCGGCGCCAAGGCGATGGACCTCTCCCGCTTCCCTTGTGACTTTGCCTACACGATCGACTGCTGCGAACTTGGCGAGGTGGTCCTGGAGACATTCAACGCCGCGTCCTGCGAGATCGTCTTTACCGGCGTCAGTGCGCACCCGATGTCCGCGAAGGGAATGCTGGTCAATCCCCTCCTGCTGGCGATGGACTTCATCTCCCACTTCGACCGCGAGGAGACGCCTGAATGCACGGACGAACGCCAGGGCTTTTTCTGGTTCAAGGACCTCATCGCCAACGACAGCGTGGCGAGCTTGACCGCCCTGATCCGGGATTTCGACACCGATGGCTTCAATCGGCGCAAACACCGGATTGCCGAGGTCGCGGAACAAATGCGATTTCGCTATCCCACCGGAAATGTCCGGTATCAGATCATCGACACCTATCGAAACATCTCCACGAGCCTCGCTCGTGACGAGCGTGCCGTCGCTCTTCTGTTCAAGGCCATGGCGGAACTTGGCATCGAGAAGAAAGTAATCGCGATGCGCGGCGGCACCGATGGCGCGGTTCTCTCGGCCAGAGGAATACCGACACCGAACTTCTTCACCGGCGCCTACAACTTCCATTCACGCTACGAGTTTCTGCCGGTGCCAGCCTTCGAAAGATCGTGGGAAGTTGCGTTGAAGATTTGTCAGTTGGCGGCGACCGAGTGA
- the ligD gene encoding DNA ligase D gives MRQRAKAPHPSEGVPNGAQGRKAAVGSRRTASPVDRLADLGATQSAFPEFIEPCHPTLKKRPPDGADWVHEIKLDGYRAQLHINGGKITLYTRTGLDWTTEFQAIATAAEDLAGHDAVMDGEVTVFGKIGLPDFQALRRELAKRSSPNLTFQAFDLLYLDGYDLRRVPLIERKRVLRELIGDAAGTIAYVDYLELEEGEPVYRHACKMGLEGIVSKRKDAPYRSGRQEIWTKTKCTKRDAFPIVAFVEKLGAHPRRIASLYLGRWEGDRLVYAGKAQTGYTLTAAREVRERLNPLIIGKSPLSHPINKPKATWVEPQVYAEIDYGGVTDDGLLREPVFKGLQDVSRAAGKPRPTTAAASIRVPRANILQLLPEAVVPSKEELANYWTRVADRALHFLGGRPLKLVRHIHGTTFYHKGPLPPIPSEVHQLRIEKREGGAGVRLWVDDLAGLLGLVEIGAVELHPWAATVDNIEHADALIFDLDPGEGVSWAFVVETALRLREFLEAEGFNTWPKLTGGKGVHLMSPLPAKMTHNAAHAYAKRLAQQFASTDPDRYVTSAQLSHRPGKLFLDYLRNGRGTTAVGTYSPRARSGFPVAAPVTWRDIERGIRPDAFTIERPPKRRAVLASAS, from the coding sequence TTGAGGCAGCGTGCCAAAGCCCCGCACCCCTCTGAAGGCGTTCCAAATGGTGCTCAGGGACGAAAAGCCGCGGTTGGCAGTCGACGGACTGCGTCCCCTGTTGATCGTCTGGCAGATCTCGGCGCAACTCAATCCGCCTTCCCAGAATTCATTGAGCCCTGCCACCCGACGCTGAAGAAGAGGCCGCCGGATGGTGCAGACTGGGTTCATGAAATCAAGCTTGATGGCTATCGAGCGCAGCTGCACATTAATGGCGGCAAGATCACATTATACACGCGAACAGGGCTGGATTGGACGACGGAATTTCAGGCAATCGCGACGGCTGCGGAGGACCTCGCCGGCCATGACGCGGTGATGGATGGGGAGGTCACTGTCTTCGGCAAGATCGGACTTCCCGATTTTCAGGCACTTCGGCGAGAGCTCGCGAAACGCTCGTCGCCGAATCTGACGTTTCAAGCGTTCGACCTGCTTTATCTGGACGGCTACGACCTCCGGCGCGTGCCGCTGATCGAGCGCAAACGAGTGCTGCGCGAGCTAATCGGAGACGCGGCCGGCACCATCGCCTATGTCGACTATCTCGAGCTCGAAGAGGGAGAGCCGGTCTACCGGCACGCATGCAAGATGGGCCTGGAGGGAATTGTCTCGAAACGCAAAGATGCGCCCTACCGGTCGGGTCGGCAGGAAATCTGGACAAAGACGAAGTGCACGAAGCGCGACGCCTTTCCGATCGTCGCCTTCGTCGAAAAACTCGGCGCACACCCGCGGAGGATTGCCTCGCTTTATCTCGGGCGCTGGGAGGGCGATCGCCTGGTTTATGCCGGCAAGGCCCAAACCGGCTACACCTTAACGGCGGCCCGGGAGGTGCGGGAGCGGCTCAATCCCTTGATCATCGGCAAGAGCCCCCTCTCCCATCCCATCAACAAGCCCAAGGCGACTTGGGTCGAGCCGCAGGTCTACGCTGAGATCGACTATGGCGGGGTGACGGATGACGGCTTGCTGCGGGAGCCGGTGTTCAAAGGGCTGCAGGATGTGTCGCGGGCTGCAGGAAAGCCGCGACCGACTACTGCAGCTGCCTCGATCCGAGTCCCGCGAGCGAACATTTTGCAGTTGCTGCCCGAAGCCGTTGTGCCCTCGAAAGAGGAGCTTGCAAACTACTGGACGCGTGTCGCCGATCGGGCCCTGCATTTCCTCGGCGGCCGCCCCTTGAAGCTCGTAAGACACATCCACGGCACCACCTTCTACCACAAAGGACCGCTGCCGCCGATCCCGTCCGAGGTCCATCAGCTTCGCATTGAGAAGCGAGAGGGCGGTGCAGGGGTTCGGCTTTGGGTCGACGATCTCGCCGGATTGCTGGGGCTTGTGGAGATCGGCGCGGTCGAACTGCATCCCTGGGCGGCGACCGTCGACAATATCGAACACGCCGACGCGCTGATCTTCGATCTCGATCCCGGCGAAGGCGTGTCATGGGCGTTCGTCGTCGAAACCGCCTTGCGGCTGCGGGAATTTCTTGAGGCGGAGGGCTTCAATACATGGCCAAAGCTCACCGGCGGCAAGGGCGTTCACCTCATGAGCCCTCTGCCTGCGAAGATGACCCATAACGCGGCGCACGCCTATGCCAAACGCTTGGCGCAGCAGTTCGCCAGCACCGATCCCGACCGCTACGTCACGTCGGCACAGCTTTCGCACCGACCGGGCAAGCTTTTTCTCGACTATCTGAGGAACGGCCGCGGGACTACGGCCGTCGGCACCTACTCTCCGAGGGCCCGCTCAGGATTTCCCGTCGCGGCTCCGGTTACCTGGCGCGACATCGAGCGCGGGATAAGACCTGATGCGTTTACCATCGAGCGTCCGCCTAAGCGTCGCGCAGTCCTGGCGAGTGCGAGCTGA